In a single window of the Zea mays cultivar B73 chromosome 5, Zm-B73-REFERENCE-NAM-5.0, whole genome shotgun sequence genome:
- the LOC100280570 gene encoding inositol hexaphosphate kinase — protein MSDLHPPEHQVAGHRASASKLGPLIDGSGLFYKPLQAGDRGEHEVAFYEAFSAHAAVPARIRDTFFPRFHGTRLLPTEAQPGEPHPHLVLDDLLAGFQAPCVADIKIGAITWPPSSPEPYIAKCLAKDRGTTSVLLGFRVSGVRVVGPEGAVWRTERPEVKAMDTAGVRRVLRRYVSSVADEGMDCALAAAVYGGKGGVLSQLRELKAWFEEQTLFHFYSASILLGYDAAAVAAGGDGGGVTVKLVDFAHVAEGDGVIDHNFLGGLCSLIKFVSDIVPETPHTQPLGPS, from the coding sequence ATGTCCGACCTCCACCCGCCGGAGCACCAAGTCGCCGGCCACCGCGCCTCCGCCAGCAAGCTGGGCCCGCTCATCGACGGCTCCGGCCTCTTCTACAAGCCGCTCCAGGCCGGCGACCGTGGGGAGCACGAGGTCGCCTTCTATGAGGCGTTCTCCGCCCACGCCGCCGTCCCGGCCCGCATCCGAGACACCTTCTTCCCCCGGTTCCACGGCACGCGACTCCTCCCCACCGAGGCGCAGCCCGGGGAGCCGCATCCTCACCTCGTCCTCGACGACCTCCTCGCGGGGTTTCAGGCGCCCTGCGTCGCAGACATCAAGATCGGCGCCATCACGTGGCCACCGAGTTCGCCGGAGCCCTACATCGCCAAGTGCCTCGCCAAGGACCGCGGGACCACGAGCGTTCTGCTCGGATTCCGCGTCTCCGGCGTCCGAGTCGTCGGCCCCGAGGGCGCCGTGTGGCGGACGGAGCGCCCGGAGGTGAAGGCCATGGACACCGCCGGCGTCCGCCGCGTGCTCCGGCGCTACGTGTCATCCGTTGCCGACGAGGGGATGGACTGTGCGCTCGCCGCGGCGGTGTACGGAGGAAAAGGTGGAGTCTTGTCACAGCTGCGCGAGCTCAAGGCGTGGTTCGAGGAGCAGACTCTGTTCCACTTCTACTCGGCGTCGATTCTTCTGGGCTATGATGCTGCTGCAGTCGCAGCAGGCGGAGATGGGGGTGGGGTGACGGTGAAGCTGGTGGACTTTGCCCATGTGGCCGAGGGTGATGGGGTGATTGACCACAACTTCCTGGGCGGGCTCTGCTCGCTGATCAAGTTCGTTTCTGACATTGTTCCGGAGACTCCTCATACGCAGCCTTTGGGTCCTTCTTAA